One part of the Pecten maximus chromosome 1, xPecMax1.1, whole genome shotgun sequence genome encodes these proteins:
- the LOC117338760 gene encoding cyclin-dependent kinase 1-like yields the protein MEDYIKIEKIGEGTYGVVYKGRHKKSNRTVALKKIRLESEEEGVPSTAIREISLLKELQHPNIVGLEDVLMQENKLFLVFEFLSMDLKRYMDSIPSGQFMDKMLVKSYLYQIMQGILFCHQRRVLHRDLKPQNLLIDNKGIIKLADFGLARAFGIPVRVYTHEVVTLWYRSPEILLGCQRYSTPVDIWSIGCIFAEMITKRPLFHGDSEIDQLFRIFRTLTTPTEEDWPGVTNMPDYKPTFPNWRTNQLASAVKQLDNTGLDILQQMLIYDPAYRISAKRALNHTYFANLDKSGLPANLTTPGF from the exons ATGGAGGATTACATCAAAATCGAGAAAATTGGCGAAG GAACTTATGGAGTTGTGTATAAAGGCAGACATAAGAAGTCTAACAGAACTGTTGCCTTAAAGAAAATCCGTCTGGAGAGCGAGGAGGAAGGTGTTCCATCCACAGCAATCCGAGAGATATCTTTGTTAAAAGAATTACAGCATCCTAATATTGTGGG ACTGGAAGATGTCCTCATGCAGGAGAACAAACTATTCTTGGTGTTTGAGTTTCTGTCAATGGACCTGAAACGATACATGGACTCTATACCGTCTGGTCAGTTTATGGACAAAATGCTGGTCAAG AGTTACCTATACCAGATCATGCAGGGCATACTGTTCTGTCACCAACGCCGAGTGTTACATCGTGACCTCAAACCACAGAACCTTCTCATCGACAATAAAGGCATTATCAAATTGGCAGACTTTGGCCTGGCAAGGGCGTTCGGTATCCCTGTGAGGGTGTACACACATGAG GTTGTGACGCTGTGGTATCGGTCGCCAGAAATCCTGCTTGGTTGTCAGAGGTATTCCACTCCAGTTGACATCTGGAGTATTGGTTGTATATTTGCTGAAATGATAACAAAACGACCACTGTTCCATGGAGATTCAGAAATCGATCAACTATTCCGAATATTCAG AACCCTGACCACGCCCACTGAAGAAGATTGGCCCGGAGTCACAAATATGCCCGACTATAAACCAACATTCCCTAACTGGAGGACAAACCAGCTAGCCTCAGCAGTCAAACAGCTTGACAACACCGGCCTTGACATCTTACAG CAAATGTTGATTTATGATCCTGCATACAGAATCTCTGCCAAGAGAGCGCTCAACCATACCTACTTTGCCAACTTAGACAAATCTGGACTTCCAGCAAACCTGACCACTCCTGGATTTTGA
- the LOC117338785 gene encoding brain protein I3-like: protein MSSGDPPPYQEVTGQQGYGTVPGAVPQYPQQGKYPGGPQQPQGGYTSPAGPPAGAYTGPQYGNTQQTGYQQGYQGYNSSSVIVQQPAPQVVIVGGCPACRVGVLEEDYTCLGVLCAILFFPLGVLCCLAMRQRRCPSCGAVFD, encoded by the exons ATGTCTTCAGGTGATCCCCCACCCTACCAGGAAGTTACAGGCCAACAAG GTTATGGAACAGTACCAGGAGCAGTACCTCAATATCCCCAACAAGGAAAATACCCAGGTGGACCACAGCAGCCCCAGGGAGGGTATACCAGCCCTGCCGGACCCCCAGCAGGGGCCTACACTGGTCCACAATATGGtaacacacaacaaacaggataccaaCAAGGCTATCAGGGCTACAATAGCAGTAGTGTTATTGTCCAACAGCCTGCTCCACAGGTCGTCATCGTTGGAGGATGTCCAGCCTGTCGG GTTGGTGTTTTAGAGGAAGACTACACCTGCCTTGGAGTATTATGCGCCATTTTGTTCTTTCCCCTCGGAGTTCTGTGTTGTCTAGCAATGAGACAAAGACGCTGCCCAAGTTGTGGAGCTGTGTTTGACTGA